The nucleotide window TGTAGGTCTGTTGATAGTAGTAGGTGCAATTTACAGTTCCAGTAAAAGGAAATAACCATAAATTTTCCCTTTTATTTTCAAAACCCTTTTATTTTCAAATCTTTTATTTTCAAATCTTTTTAGGAAATCCTCTTATTTTATTTGATAATTTCTTTGTTTGAATAAAAAATAGAAATAAAAATTATAATTAAAATAAATATTAAAATAAATAAAATTATTACATTAACTTTGCCCGAACCTTTTTTTAAGACTTCAATTAAGATTACAATGTTATAATGCCATATTTGAGTCTTTAACGATGTTGTAAGGCTCTATTTGAGTCTTTTAAGGATGTTGATTAAAACTTTAATTTAGGTTTTAAGACTCTTGATCGAGGTTTGCAGTTTTTGAGTGTTTCAACTTGCCACCACATTCACACTCGTCACTAAAATCATCCGGGGACTCCCCTGCTTCTAATTGGTAATAACCACCACAAGTATCACAGACCAGATAACCGGGATTTTCGGTTTGTTTATTTCTTTTCGACCTGAACTTTTCCTTTAGTTCCTCACTGGAAACAGTCCCACTTTCTGTTATACTTCTTCTAGTAGGATTCCTCTTTTCAGCAAGTTTCCTTTTTATTTCTTCGTTAGAAACCACTTCAACCACCATTTATTTTAACAAATCATAAATGC belongs to uncultured Methanobacterium sp. and includes:
- a CDS encoding protease htpX — encoded protein: MVSNEEIKRKLAEKRNPTRRSITESGTVSSEELKEKFRSKRNKQTENPGYLVCDTCGGYYQLEAGESPDDFSDECECGGKLKHSKTANLDQES